The region CCTCGAAAGACTTTCAAGAAAATTCAAAATCTCATCCCTTTTGGTGCGGTAAGAAACCTCGTTGAGCGTGACGATCGCGCTGATGGGATAGATCTCATCGAGAATCGAAAGCCCGTTCTCTTTCAGCGTCCTACCGGTTTGAACTATGTCCACGATCAGTTCGGCCAACCCCACCAAGGGCGCCAGTTCCACCGAACCGTGCAGTTTGATGATCTTCACATCGAGCTTCTTCGCATCGAAGTACATCTTCGTGCTCACGGGGAACTTGGTGGCGACGCTGAGAACACCATTTTTAGGTTTGAAACCTTCAAACCCTGCGAGCACCATTCTGCTCTTGCCGAAAGGTAATTTCATAGGTTGAATGAGTTTTAGCTGAGATTCAACGATCGAGTCTGTTCCACAGATGCCCACATCGGCGATACCGCTGAACACGTAGGTTGGAACGTCTAAAGGTTTGACGATGAAGATCTGCATCGTTCCTTTCAAATCCTCCACGACGAGAGATCTTTCTGTTGCTTCTTTGAAGGTATAACCACACCCTTTCAGAAACGAAAACGCTTCCTCTTCGAGCCTTCCCTTCGCCAGAGCTAGTTTGACCATGTTCTCTCCTCCAGAAAGATCGTTCCTCCGACGGCCAGAACATTCTCGTTCACCTTGTACCTGCCTCCAGCGGCTATGAGCAGTGAATTTTTAAGATCGAACATCGTGAACGTGGGACCATCGTACTCTTCGATCGTTCTGGCTATGGAAAAATCCAACTCCACGGTGATATGAGAAAACTTCGAAAGAAAATCGACCGTTCGAACGATCTCGGCTTCTATCGTCGAATCGAGTGGAAAATCTTTCAATCCGTCCACACCCCTTTTGGTGAAACTGTTCTCGACCAACTTCACCACGTTCGAAAGATCCAGACCGTGCAGAGAAGCGAAGAACTCTATCTCCGACACATCTTTTCTGTCTATGAGCTCAAAGAGCTGTTTTCTGAACTTTCTAGGTACATGTTGCACACACTTTTCTATCACTCTAGAATCACCGATCTCCACCAAGAGCCGGTCCGTCAAGGACGAAAGAACCGTTTCGATGAGCAGTTGCAGAACAAGCTCGAGATCTTTCAACGATGAAAAGGGGATGATCTCCACACCCAGTTGGAACTTCGGTCGGACCTCACCGGAATGATCGTATCGATAGACGAAACCTGTATACCAAACTCTGAACCTTTCCAGCTGGAGCTTGTTGAAATACTCCACGATCGAAGCGGTGTAATCGTTCCTGAGCTTGAACAGCTCACCGTTCCTAGCTTGGAAAAAGATCCAGTCTTTCTCCAATTTTGACAGATCCTTCAGAGCTTCCACCTCTGGACTCAAAAACAACTCAAAATCGTTTTCGTAGCACTTTTCCACGAACGTCTTCACAAGCTTTTCGATCCTTCTCAAAGGCACACCTCCTAATAAAAAAGGGTCACACCCTTTCGGATGTGACCCGGTAGTTTCCTTTCATCCCACCATCACGTAACACCCGGTGGTGAAACTACCGGGTCAAACACGTGATGGTGATGAACAACNNNNNNNNNNAGTTTCCTTTCATCCCACCATCACGTAACACCCGGTGGTGAAACTACCGGGTCAAACACGTGATGGTGATGAACAACGCTCAGAATGCCGAACAATCCAACGCCATTCACGACCTTCACCTTTTGATTAGATCATACCACAAAAAGATGAGTTTGACAAATGCGAACTATAAATCACAACCCAAGGGGAAATCCACGCAAAAGTACCTCTTTATGCTCATGCCTGCTGAACAGCGATCACACTCGTCGGTCTGAACGACCAGAGTGGTTCTGTAAAATTTGACGATTCACTTTGCGCAACTGACGTTCATTTTCACACGCAGATAAAACTTTCGATGTACGATTTTTGAACACCATCGTTCCGGTGGAAAATAAAAGCACCGATTGAACCTTACGGTTACTAACTGGTGAGTGCAAAAAA is a window of Pseudothermotoga sp. DNA encoding:
- the hisG gene encoding ATP phosphoribosyltransferase, with translation MVKLALAKGRLEEEAFSFLKGCGYTFKEATERSLVVEDLKGTMQIFIVKPLDVPTYVFSGIADVGICGTDSIVESQLKLIQPMKLPFGKSRMVLAGFEGFKPKNGVLSVATKFPVSTKMYFDAKKLDVKIIKLHGSVELAPLVGLAELIVDIVQTGRTLKENGLSILDEIYPISAIVTLNEVSYRTKRDEILNFLESLSRGMKG
- a CDS encoding ATP phosphoribosyltransferase regulatory subunit, whose translation is MRRIEKLVKTFVEKCYENDFELFLSPEVEALKDLSKLEKDWIFFQARNGELFKLRNDYTASIVEYFNKLQLERFRVWYTGFVYRYDHSGEVRPKFQLGVEIIPFSSLKDLELVLQLLIETVLSSLTDRLLVEIGDSRVIEKCVQHVPRKFRKQLFELIDRKDVSEIEFFASLHGLDLSNVVKLVENSFTKRGVDGLKDFPLDSTIEAEIVRTVDFLSKFSHITVELDFSIARTIEEYDGPTFTMFDLKNSLLIAAGGRYKVNENVLAVGGTIFLEERTWSN